The sequence ACCTCAAGAAGCCTCATGAAAAGGTAGAGGAATACACAAAATCAAAGGCAGAAATCTTAGCATTGAGCTACTATCTGTTTTTAGCAAACTGGACGAAAAAAGTGGGTATAGACATAAATAGCCTTAGTGCAAACCATGTTCTGGAGCTTATAAAAGTTTACGAAAAGTTCAAGGAGGAAGAAGGATACATATACCTTAGAGCTCTTGAGGATACACACATAGATAAGCTTGTAAAGTCTATAAGATTACCTCAGGAAGAAATACAAGAAAAGCCTCTTGCTCAAGCGTTGTTTTGTATAGATGTACGCTCCGAGCGTTTCAGGAGACATCTTGAAAGCTTGGGAAGGTATCAAACTTACGGTATAGCTGGTTTCTTTGGTGTCCCTGTTGCCATGGTAAACCTGCAGAAGGGACACGAAGAGTTTCTCTGCCCAGTAATAGTAACTCCCAGGAATGTGGTTTTTGAAGTACCTTATAACAAAAGGGGAGTAGAAAAAGAAAAAGCGGTAAGCTACATTCTTCACGGTGTAAAGGATCACATACTGGCACCTTTTGTGGCGGTAGAGATGTTAGGGTTTGCCTTTGGCTTTGACTTTTTGGGAAAGACCCTCCTACCAGAGAAGTATCTTAGATTTAAAGACTTAGCTTTCAAAGATTACACAAAAACATCTCTAATAGTAAACAAGCTCTCTGACGAAGAAATACAGCAGATAATACAATCCTACTATTTTACGCTTATAAGAGCTGTATTAAGAGAACATTTTGGAATACAAGCTATCAACGACAAAGTTATAAGTCAGGTGTATGAAGCCTGTTTAGACGGTAGGAACTCTCTCCCCGAAAACCTGAAAAAAGCAGTTGAAGTCCTAAGAAACGAATATAAGATAGAGCGCGGTTATGTAGAAATTTTCAAGGAAAGACTTAAAAGCGTAGGCTTTACAAAGGAAGAACAAGCCTTCCTTATATCCACAGCTCTCAAAAGCATAGGGTTAACCAGAGAATTTGCTCCCATAGTGCTGGTGCTTGGACATGAAAGCAGGTCTGAAAACAACCCCTATGAGTCCGCTTTGGACTGCGGAGCCTGTGGTGGTGCTTCTGGTATTTATAACGCAAGGATATTCTGCATTATGGCTAACGATCATGTGGTAAGGCAGATAATGGCTCAAAAGTACGGATTGGAGATACCGCCAGATACCGTATTCATACCCGGTGTCCACAACACTACTACAGATGAAGTATTCCTTTACGACCTTGAATTTTTACCTGCAAGATACATTCCACTAATGGACAAAATAAACCAAGACCTTCAAATAGCTAAGGATCTCACCCTTCAGGAAAGAGCTAAGCCTTTAGATGCAAGGGACCCCAAAGATGTTTACAGGAAAGCCTACGATTGGTCAGAGGTTAGACCCGAATGGGGTCTTTCTGGCAACTACGCTTTCATTATAGGCAGGAGAAGTATTACAAGCTTTGCTAAGTTAGATGGTAGAGTATTTTTGCATTCTTACGACTACCGCGTTGATAAAAAAGGTTTTCTGTTGGAAAACATACTCGCAGGTCCTGC comes from Hydrogenobacter hydrogenophilus and encodes:
- a CDS encoding DUF2309 domain-containing protein, which produces MEKGRKLYIRSLVNIAAEPIAYFWPMRTFITRNPLREFEDKPFKEALKDGELLFGGRGYLKREDYRYLYSKGYMKEQFLKEGIRRFLSSVENASGLPYEELLFTLFIDEIREPTLNTLYKGKINKDTMSVLLEHFTEDPAQVCRDILLSIGLKHTLQDIINLLTGKDLSQTIDELTIKTAFDFLDEGQSTIDMPGRSAGFYKAWRELARRNLRFFLWAGKSLKDMVENFEEPEHAIEYVLMSFELPEALWEGYISLELARLKGIAGFIKWRSHNKFYYWQKVHPVDMVDYTAIRLLIAKAVIDANKKDLPFEPNYKALEEFLSKEYAKAYLRYELGTKRCPPQLLDLMKDYLKKPHEKVEEYTKSKAEILALSYYLFLANWTKKVGIDINSLSANHVLELIKVYEKFKEEEGYIYLRALEDTHIDKLVKSIRLPQEEIQEKPLAQALFCIDVRSERFRRHLESLGRYQTYGIAGFFGVPVAMVNLQKGHEEFLCPVIVTPRNVVFEVPYNKRGVEKEKAVSYILHGVKDHILAPFVAVEMLGFAFGFDFLGKTLLPEKYLRFKDLAFKDYTKTSLIVNKLSDEEIQQIIQSYYFTLIRAVLREHFGIQAINDKVISQVYEACLDGRNSLPENLKKAVEVLRNEYKIERGYVEIFKERLKSVGFTKEEQAFLISTALKSIGLTREFAPIVLVLGHESRSENNPYESALDCGACGGASGIYNARIFCIMANDHVVRQIMAQKYGLEIPPDTVFIPGVHNTTTDEVFLYDLEFLPARYIPLMDKINQDLQIAKDLTLQERAKPLDARDPKDVYRKAYDWSEVRPEWGLSGNYAFIIGRRSITSFAKLDGRVFLHSYDYRVDKKGFLLENILAGPAVVGQWINSEYYFSTVDNEVYGSGSKVYHNVVGRIGVMTGNYSDLRIGLPAQTVLKEGKPFHIPIRYTLIIEAPFELARTAINKIRKIRDLMQNGWINLLIFDPETGVFYRYLEGIWVEYLKKEEVKA